The DNA window TACGCCCATTTGAGAACCGCTGTTTTAACATAAAAAGAGCTCTGTACCTTTAAATTGTCACAAAGGGGAGGGTGCTCGATGGGGGAGGGCCCTGATATGCGGAAGCGGCAGACTGAATTCTTGTTGTCACactaatgtgactttttaacaAGAAGACTTACACTCTGAGCTCACGGAACGATCTCATCCTCCGACAATGTCCGACTCGATTAAGAATGTCGCCGTTTTTGGAGCGACGGGAATGACCGGCCAGGCCACCGTTACCCTCGCGGCGGCTGCAGGTTAGAGATGACGTCACTCCTCCATGACATAACCGTAACGGAGGTTCTGGCGTGATTATTAATGGGCCAActtcattttaatattaaatctTAATGTATGACGTTTTTATATCTATTCTTGCAACATAATTATACCGATTATGTAACGAATTAACTTCTATTCAGCTGTGAATAATTAGACGTACTgtacttttacaaataaattgtgattaatcctgtattaatatactgtatttacatcaAAAGACTGTTTAATATAACATTCACAAGGGAAGCCTCAGCTAAAGCTGAAATAATACTTCCATAATAAGTAAATGAGTAGaccagggttgtccaaagtgcgccTGCGGGGCCATTTACAGCCCATGCTTGTTGTTTCTattgcacattctaaaaaaataaacaagaacataaaaaaatgaagagaGTATCTTTGAAAGAtagacaaaatattaaaactaaagtcataatattaagaaaaaattgtATAGTGTTAATAAATTAAAGGAAAattatataaacaaacaaataataaagatgCAATTTGTGGGAAATTATGTTGGAAAATGTACaaggaaaaatattaaatatttcttataaagtattttttaaaaagcaaaaaattgcACTTTAAGGAGAAAATGTTAGTACTAACAACacatatatagaaaatatagaaACACATATCGGCATATCTGCATGGATTggtttaagaaatgtaaaagtgGGCCcccgcatcctttgattttgCAGTATGCTGccctggaaaaggtttggacacccctaaattAGACGGAGCAATGTTTTAATGATTTATCATTGTCCCTCTTTGCATGGGCTGAAAACCCCTGAGTCACGTTAAGGCGTTTCAGGGTTTCAGCAGAGAAGATAGCATCGATATTGGTTATCTTGGTCGTACAGGAGGGGGCGGAGTCACACTTACTGCTTGGTCTGGTTTGGTGCGTGCATACAAGTTGTCAGGTTCCACGGTGAAGCTGTGGCTTGTCAAAGAACACGAGCACAGTCTATGACGGCGGGTCCACACATCATGTATGACAATTTGGAAACCAATTTCTGCTCACAGGTTATAGAAATGATCTGTTCAAGGGTCAAACTGTCCCCATCACTGACCGGCTCTCTGCTCCCCCTGCAGGTTACAATGTGACAGTGCTTGTTCGGGACCCCGCCAGGCTACCTGCTGATCACAAGGCATCCAGGGTAGTGGTGGGGGACGTTCTCAATATGGACGATGTGAAAAAGACCATGGAGGGTCAGGATGCCGTCATCATTGTCCTGGGAACCAGGAGCGACCTGAGTGAGTTGCATCAATAATATCCACCtatcacagtaaaaaaaaaaaagataaatacgGATATAGCACACAAACAGTTTTGTTCTGTTCTGCTCAGGTCCGACCACCATGATGTCTGATGGTACCAAAAACATAGTGGAGGCCATGAAGGCTCGCGGCATCCGCAAAGTGGTCGGCTGTATGTCAGGTAGGGTGACACACAATCACCTGACTTCACTGCCACCCTCAACTTCCACTTATTTAACTCTCCTCCTCGTTCTCCACAGCCTTCCTGCTGTGGGATCGCGCCAAAGTCCCACCCCGTATGATTCCCCTCACAGAAGACCATGACAGGATGTACAATGTCCTCAAGTTGTCTGGTCTGGACTACGTGGCCGTTATGCCGCCTCACATTGCTGGTTGGTGGAGACTGAATATTGGAATTTGAGACATTAAAGCTCAATGAAAGATATGATAACCAATCGGTGCATATGGAAGAAACATAAACCAGTTCTCACCTCATCATGTGATCAAACTCCTGTAATGATCAACTTGTATTGTCCATCTCTGTGCAGGCGATCTTCCTCTGACAGAGCAATACTCAGCGACAGAGAACATGCTGAAAGGACGGACCATCTCCAAACACGACCTGGGACACTTCTTCGTCAAATGTCTGTCCACCAGCGAGTGGGACGGCAAGGCAGTGGGAGTGTGGGGGGAGTACAAATAGTGCCTCTGTACTATGTTTTCTTACTTTCCTTTTCCACCAAACACATGGGAGTGAGTGATGATGCAGCTTTTCAATACAAAATGCATAAAATACAGTTTCTTTTCTAAAATGTATATCAAACCACATTTACACAGG is part of the Doryrhamphus excisus isolate RoL2022-K1 chromosome 8, RoL_Dexc_1.0, whole genome shotgun sequence genome and encodes:
- the blvrb gene encoding flavin reductase (NADPH), with amino-acid sequence MSDSIKNVAVFGATGMTGQATVTLAAAAGYNVTVLVRDPARLPADHKASRVVVGDVLNMDDVKKTMEGQDAVIIVLGTRSDLSPTTMMSDGTKNIVEAMKARGIRKVVGCMSAFLLWDRAKVPPRMIPLTEDHDRMYNVLKLSGLDYVAVMPPHIAGDLPLTEQYSATENMLKGRTISKHDLGHFFVKCLSTSEWDGKAVGVWGEYK